The proteins below come from a single Mucilaginibacter mali genomic window:
- a CDS encoding RagB/SusD family nutrient uptake outer membrane protein produces MKKLYILMAMALAVPALLSSCKKVLQKDDPQNLSRDAVFNDSTLTKFNLDYIYAQNQPQWFGTGSVSYIKDLGPLNLTEECYSDNAMVKGTLTIESVGDIGTSNSNATNYGKLRYINNFIESVNGGTQPAGTKTRFVGQALFWRAFRYFELVKMYGGVPLVTSALDAVGDDALSKTYLPRATTSDVFKQIVADLNTAAASLPVKWPNSLDQGRITKGIAQAMLSRVLLTYASPQFNSPLASMPATATSVVATTDQTRWQAAYDATNAAIATLSANGFGLFPKWDYTMWTTENNSEAVFVTEYNTDQTDNGRNSNGYVGGAVPKAVATSGGAYQPTWDMVNAFPMADGKAPGTSTKYPYNTTTPPINFYANRDPRFYQTIAYNGCSWPLVGNTANRLWTYFYFSNTAGTASKTTEAVAASTTGFYLRKAIDPTISAANLPYAGTDWQEIRYAELVLNHAEAAAELGKLTESYADLVAIRKRAGIEAGSDNLYGLTAGMDHDAMINAIMYERQIEFAYEGKRYWDLRRRKLLEVTLNGKRRSAVTIMLKNTGTSTDYILATRDATPTSGTAFDTFYTTNFTITTKQLDTYNIAYQTADYFFGIPTNAIKNNPSLVQTSTWGGTFNPLQ; encoded by the coding sequence ATGAAAAAATTATATATACTAATGGCAATGGCACTGGCAGTGCCAGCGCTGTTGAGCAGTTGCAAAAAGGTATTGCAAAAGGATGATCCGCAAAACCTTTCGCGCGATGCCGTATTTAACGACTCTACTTTAACAAAGTTCAACCTTGATTATATCTACGCGCAAAACCAGCCGCAATGGTTTGGTACAGGTTCGGTTAGTTATATCAAGGACCTGGGGCCATTAAACCTTACCGAAGAGTGCTACTCTGATAACGCAATGGTTAAAGGTACCCTCACTATCGAATCGGTTGGTGATATCGGTACTTCAAACTCAAATGCTACCAACTATGGTAAACTGCGTTATATCAATAACTTTATTGAAAGCGTAAATGGTGGCACCCAGCCTGCGGGCACTAAAACACGTTTTGTTGGCCAGGCTTTATTCTGGCGCGCGTTCCGTTATTTTGAATTGGTTAAAATGTATGGCGGTGTGCCACTGGTGACCAGTGCTTTAGACGCGGTTGGTGATGATGCCCTTTCAAAAACTTACCTGCCACGGGCTACTACTTCTGATGTATTTAAGCAGATTGTTGCCGATTTAAATACGGCTGCTGCCTCTCTGCCGGTAAAATGGCCAAACTCGCTGGATCAGGGCCGTATCACTAAAGGCATTGCCCAGGCCATGCTGTCGAGGGTACTGTTAACTTACGCAAGTCCGCAATTTAACTCGCCATTGGCTTCTATGCCGGCTACAGCCACATCAGTAGTTGCAACTACCGATCAAACCCGCTGGCAAGCCGCGTACGATGCTACAAATGCCGCCATCGCTACGTTAAGTGCTAACGGGTTCGGTTTGTTCCCTAAATGGGATTACACCATGTGGACTACAGAGAACAACTCTGAAGCCGTATTTGTAACCGAGTACAATACAGATCAAACCGATAATGGCCGTAACTCTAACGGTTATGTAGGTGGTGCTGTGCCAAAAGCCGTTGCTACAAGTGGTGGCGCCTATCAGCCAACCTGGGATATGGTTAACGCCTTCCCAATGGCCGATGGTAAAGCGCCGGGTACGTCAACCAAGTATCCTTATAATACCACTACGCCGCCAATTAACTTCTATGCTAACCGCGATCCGCGTTTTTACCAAACCATTGCTTATAATGGTTGCTCGTGGCCATTAGTTGGTAACACGGCCAACAGGTTGTGGACTTATTTTTACTTCAGCAATACTGCGGGTACTGCGTCAAAAACAACAGAAGCGGTTGCAGCCAGCACAACAGGTTTTTACCTTCGTAAAGCTATTGATCCTACCATCAGCGCTGCTAACTTACCTTATGCAGGTACCGATTGGCAGGAAATTCGTTACGCCGAATTGGTGTTAAATCACGCTGAAGCTGCCGCTGAATTGGGTAAGTTGACAGAATCTTATGCCGACCTGGTAGCCATCAGGAAAAGGGCGGGTATTGAAGCCGGTTCGGATAACCTGTATGGTTTAACCGCAGGTATGGACCACGATGCGATGATCAACGCGATCATGTACGAGCGTCAGATAGAATTCGCCTACGAAGGTAAACGTTACTGGGATCTGCGCCGCAGGAAATTGCTTGAGGTTACCCTGAATGGTAAAAGACGTTCGGCCGTTACCATCATGCTGAAAAATACCGGCACCAGCACCGATTATATCCTGGCAACCCGCGATGCTACGCCTACTTCAGGTACCGCTTTTGATACTTTTTATACAACCAACTTCACTATAACAACTAAACAGTTGGATACTTATAACATTGCTTATCAAACAGCTGATTATTTCTTTGGCATCCCAACAAATGCCATTAAAAATAACCCAAGCCTGGTACAAACCAGCACATGGGGCGGTACATTTAACCCGCTGCAATAG